Proteins co-encoded in one Alphaproteobacteria bacterium PA2 genomic window:
- the gap gene encoding type I glyceraldehyde-3-phosphate dehydrogenase — MAVRVAINGFGRIGRLVLRSIVEHGRTDIEVVAINDLGPVETNAHLLRYDSVHGRFPGNVTVDGDTIDVGFGKIKVTAIRNPAELPHRELGVDIALECTGLFTSKDKAKAHLDAGAKRVLVSAPCTDADKTIVFGVNHNTLTKDDLIVSNASCTTNCLAPVAKVLHELAGIERGYMTTIHSYTGDQPTLDTMHSDLYRARAAAMSMIPTSTGAAKALGLVIPELQGKLDGSSIRVPTPNVSVVDLTWVPGRTLTREEINAALTAAANGPLKGVLAVTNDPLVSIDFNHVPASSTAALAQTQVIDGGLGRILTWYDNEWGFSTRMSDTALAMAALI; from the coding sequence ATGGCCGTCCGCGTCGCAATCAATGGGTTTGGCCGTATCGGCCGCCTGGTCCTGCGCTCGATCGTGGAGCATGGCCGCACGGACATCGAGGTCGTGGCGATCAACGACCTGGGCCCGGTGGAAACCAACGCCCATCTCCTGCGCTATGACAGTGTCCACGGCCGGTTCCCGGGCAATGTCACCGTCGACGGCGATACGATCGATGTGGGCTTCGGCAAGATCAAGGTCACCGCAATCCGCAATCCGGCCGAGCTTCCGCACCGCGAGCTGGGCGTCGACATCGCCCTGGAGTGCACCGGCCTCTTCACCTCCAAGGACAAGGCCAAGGCCCACCTGGACGCCGGCGCCAAGCGGGTCCTGGTTTCCGCCCCCTGCACCGACGCCGACAAGACCATCGTCTTCGGGGTGAACCACAACACCCTGACCAAGGACGACCTGATCGTCTCCAACGCCTCCTGCACCACCAACTGCCTGGCCCCGGTGGCCAAGGTCCTGCACGAGCTGGCCGGCATCGAGCGGGGCTATATGACGACCATCCACTCCTACACTGGCGACCAGCCGACCCTGGACACCATGCATTCGGACCTCTACCGGGCCCGGGCCGCCGCCATGTCCATGATCCCGACCTCCACCGGCGCGGCCAAGGCCCTGGGCCTGGTCATCCCGGAACTGCAGGGCAAGCTGGACGGCTCGTCCATCCGCGTCCCGACCCCCAATGTTTCCGTGGTCGACCTCACCTGGGTGCCCGGCCGGACCCTGACCCGGGAAGAAATCAACGCCGCCCTGACTGCAGCGGCCAACGGCCCGCTGAAGGGGGTTCTGGCCGTGACCAATGATCCCCTGGTCTCGATCGACTTCAACCATGTGCCCGCCTCGTCCACGGCGGCCCTGGCCCAGACCCAGGTCATTGATGGCGGCCTTGGCCGTATCCTGACCTGGTATGACAATGAGTGGGGCTTCTCCACCCGGATGAGCGACACGGCCCTGGCCATGGCAGCCCTGATCTAG
- a CDS encoding 5-formyltetrahydrofolate cyclo-ligase: MASKHDLRRVQRSLRRDLADRFPGAAGAAAELLPKGLKPATVGGYLPMGGELDPGPVLKVLQGRGALLALPVCLAPASPLIFRAYCQGDGLAPDAMGLPAPTEAAASVTPDVLIIPLLAFDRRGGRLGQGGGFYDRTLEALRRQGRVLAIGLAYAGLEVEEAPMIEHDQSLDAILTETGYIVPQRT; the protein is encoded by the coding sequence ATGGCCTCCAAGCACGACCTCCGCCGCGTCCAGCGCAGTCTGCGCAGGGACCTCGCCGATCGCTTTCCCGGGGCTGCGGGTGCAGCCGCAGAGCTTCTGCCCAAGGGTCTCAAGCCTGCCACGGTCGGTGGTTATCTGCCCATGGGCGGTGAGCTGGATCCCGGACCTGTCCTGAAAGTCCTGCAGGGACGCGGCGCACTGCTGGCCCTGCCGGTCTGCCTGGCGCCCGCCTCGCCCCTGATCTTCCGGGCCTATTGCCAGGGCGATGGTCTGGCCCCGGACGCCATGGGACTTCCGGCGCCGACCGAGGCTGCAGCGAGCGTGACCCCGGATGTCCTCATCATCCCCCTGCTGGCTTTCGATCGTCGCGGCGGACGGCTGGGGCAGGGTGGAGGCTTCTATGACCGCACCCTGGAAGCCCTGAGGCGACAGGGACGGGTGCTCGCCATCGGCCTGGCCTATGCCGGTCTGGAGGTGGAGGAAGCCCCCATGATCGAGCACGATCAATCCCTGGACGCCATTCTCACGGAAACCGGCTATATCGTCCCCCAAAGAACCTAG
- a CDS encoding metallophosphoesterase, producing the protein MRFAFFGDVVGRAGRDGLADHLPDLKRRLGLEFVIVNAENAAAGFGITENTARELFEAGADCLTLGNHSWDQKEALTYIVREPRLIRPLNYSVLSDAPGRGANLFETDSGKRILVINLLGRVHMDSLDDPFSAVDRELDKCPLGMAADAVVVDMHAEATSEKMAMGHFCDGRASLVVGTHTHVPTADCQILNGGTAYQTDAGACADYDSVIGNQKEEPLRRFTTRIAGGRYKPAEGPATVCGVFVETDDRTGLAVRVEPLRVGGRLSQTIPDLTVAVA; encoded by the coding sequence ATGCGTTTTGCTTTTTTCGGGGATGTCGTCGGCCGAGCCGGTCGGGACGGGCTGGCTGATCATCTGCCGGACCTCAAGCGCCGCCTTGGCCTGGAGTTCGTCATCGTCAATGCCGAGAATGCAGCGGCGGGCTTCGGCATTACCGAAAACACCGCCCGGGAGCTGTTCGAGGCCGGCGCCGACTGCCTGACCCTGGGCAACCATTCCTGGGACCAGAAGGAAGCCCTGACCTATATTGTCCGCGAACCCCGACTGATCCGGCCCCTGAACTATTCGGTCCTGTCGGACGCGCCGGGTCGCGGCGCCAACCTGTTCGAGACCGACAGCGGCAAGCGCATACTGGTGATCAACCTGCTGGGCCGGGTTCACATGGACAGCCTGGATGACCCCTTCAGCGCTGTCGACCGCGAGCTGGACAAATGCCCCCTGGGCATGGCGGCTGACGCCGTGGTGGTCGACATGCACGCCGAGGCGACGTCGGAGAAAATGGCCATGGGTCACTTCTGCGATGGCCGGGCCAGTCTTGTGGTGGGCACCCACACCCATGTCCCCACAGCCGACTGCCAGATCCTGAATGGCGGCACTGCCTATCAGACCGACGCCGGGGCCTGCGCCGACTATGACAGCGTCATCGGCAATCAGAAGGAAGAGCCCCTTCGCCGTTTCACCACCCGCATAGCCGGGGGCCGCTACAAGCCCGCCGAAGGGCCCGCGACTGTCTGCGGGGTCTTTGTGGAAACCGATGACCGGACGGGTCTGGCTGTCAGAGTAGAGCCGCTGCGCGTTGGCGGCAGGCTGTCCCAGACCATTCCCGACCTCACCGTGGCGGTCGCCTAG
- the modB gene encoding molybdate ABC transporter permease subunit — MQEVIWTTFRLATVTTVLLILAATPIAWMLSRRRSWWKDALGALLSLPIVLPPTVLGFYLLLALAPQSPIMALLHPLGVQSLAFTFTGLVIGSMVYSLPFAITPIRNAFEAMGEGPMEVAATLRASPLDAFISVALPQARRGFASAAILVFAHTVGEFGVVLMIGGAIPGQTEVVSVRIYQLVESLKFGEAHLLAAGLMAFAFCVLMAISILDRPGKAP, encoded by the coding sequence GTGCAGGAGGTCATCTGGACAACCTTCAGGCTGGCGACCGTGACAACGGTGCTGCTTATCCTGGCTGCAACGCCAATAGCGTGGATGCTCTCCCGTCGGCGAAGCTGGTGGAAGGACGCCCTGGGCGCCCTCCTGTCCCTGCCCATTGTCCTGCCGCCCACTGTGCTGGGCTTCTACCTGTTGCTGGCCCTGGCGCCCCAGAGCCCGATCATGGCCCTGTTGCATCCCCTGGGCGTCCAGTCCCTGGCCTTCACCTTCACGGGCCTGGTCATTGGCTCCATGGTCTACTCCCTGCCCTTCGCCATAACCCCGATCCGCAACGCCTTTGAGGCCATGGGTGAGGGTCCAATGGAGGTGGCGGCGACCCTCAGGGCATCGCCCCTGGACGCCTTCATTTCGGTAGCCCTGCCCCAGGCCAGACGCGGCTTCGCCAGCGCCGCCATACTGGTCTTCGCCCATACGGTGGGTGAGTTCGGGGTGGTGCTGATGATCGGCGGAGCCATTCCGGGGCAGACCGAAGTGGTGTCTGTCCGGATCTATCAGCTGGTGGAGTCCCTGAAATTCGGCGAGGCCCACCTGCTGGCGGCGGGCCTGATGGCCTTCGCCTTCTGCGTCCTGATGGCCATTTCCATCCTCGACCGCCCGGGCAAGGCGCCATGA
- a CDS encoding cell division protein ZapA — MAQVTVTVNGRPYAVGCEDGQEAHLMELARLFDQQVRSVSKDMGQLGDTRLFLMGALLLADELTDARARLSVMQTEHARLQSEYARLETRSTLALENAARKLEKLAAE; from the coding sequence ATGGCCCAGGTGACGGTGACAGTGAATGGCCGGCCCTACGCGGTTGGCTGCGAGGACGGGCAGGAAGCCCACCTGATGGAGCTGGCCCGGCTGTTTGACCAGCAGGTTCGCAGTGTTTCCAAGGATATGGGCCAGCTGGGCGACACCCGTCTGTTCCTGATGGGCGCCCTGCTGCTGGCCGACGAACTGACCGACGCCAGGGCGCGACTGTCGGTCATGCAGACCGAGCACGCCCGCCTGCAGTCGGAATACGCCCGGCTGGAAACCCGCTCGACCCTGGCCCTGGAAAACGCCGCCCGGAAGCTGGAAAAGCTGGCGGCTGAATAA
- the tkt gene encoding transketolase — protein sequence MANAIRVLSMDAVHHAKSGHQGMPLGMADVATVLWTRFLKYDPARPAWADRDRFVLSAGHGSMLLYSLLHLTGFKAMTMDQIRNFRQWGSNTPGHPEYGHTPGVETTTGPLGQGIATAVGMAMAERHLANRFGADLVDHRTWVIAGDGCLMEGISHEAASLAGRLKLSKLTVLFDDNNTTIDGYATLAETGDQLARFKAYGWAVKAVDGHDFAKIAAAMRWATKQDRPTLIACKTKISKGAGPKEADPHSHGYALMDAEIADARKAMGWDLPPFELPDEVLKSWRSAGRKAGRARKAWQARLDGSSHKPEFERAINGDLPADAFAKLDAYIEQAVTTKPAAATRQHSGSALEHLVPAIPELIGGSADLTGSNNTYVKGTKAFDLPDYDGRYVHYGVREHGMAAAMNGMALHGGIIPFSGAFLVFSDYSRPSIRLGALMGTRVIHVMTHDSIGVGEDGPTHQPVEHVGALRMIPNLNVYRPADAIEAAECWKLALSTKTTPSVMALSRQKVPAVRTEAANENLSARGAYELKAASAAARVTIFASGTEVSIAVAARDMLEAEGVPTRVVSTPCWDLFETQSARYKAEVIGKADVRVAVEAQVSYGWERFIGENGAFVGMTGFGASAPAERLYKEFGITAEAVVAAAKAKLG from the coding sequence ATGGCCAATGCGATCCGCGTCCTTTCCATGGACGCTGTCCACCATGCGAAATCCGGCCACCAGGGCATGCCCCTGGGCATGGCCGACGTCGCCACTGTCCTGTGGACCCGGTTCCTGAAGTATGATCCGGCGCGGCCGGCCTGGGCCGACCGGGACCGGTTCGTCCTGTCAGCGGGCCACGGGTCCATGCTGCTCTATTCCCTGCTGCATCTGACGGGGTTCAAGGCCATGACCATGGACCAGATCCGCAACTTCCGTCAGTGGGGCTCCAACACCCCCGGCCACCCGGAATACGGCCACACTCCCGGCGTCGAAACCACCACTGGTCCCCTGGGCCAGGGCATCGCAACTGCGGTGGGCATGGCCATGGCCGAGCGCCACCTGGCCAACCGCTTTGGCGCAGACCTGGTGGATCACCGGACCTGGGTCATCGCCGGCGACGGCTGTCTGATGGAAGGGATCAGCCATGAGGCCGCTTCCCTGGCCGGTCGCCTCAAGCTGAGCAAGCTAACCGTCCTGTTCGATGACAACAACACCACCATCGATGGCTATGCGACCCTGGCCGAAACCGGCGACCAGCTGGCGAGGTTCAAGGCCTATGGCTGGGCGGTGAAGGCCGTCGACGGCCATGACTTTGCAAAGATCGCCGCCGCCATGCGCTGGGCGACCAAACAGGACCGCCCCACCCTCATCGCCTGCAAGACCAAGATCTCCAAGGGCGCCGGCCCCAAGGAGGCCGATCCCCACAGCCACGGCTACGCCCTGATGGACGCCGAAATCGCTGACGCCCGCAAGGCCATGGGCTGGGACCTGCCGCCCTTCGAGCTGCCTGATGAGGTGCTGAAGTCCTGGCGGTCCGCGGGTCGCAAGGCCGGCAGGGCGCGCAAGGCCTGGCAGGCACGTCTGGATGGATCCAGCCACAAGCCGGAGTTTGAACGGGCGATCAATGGCGACCTGCCCGCCGACGCCTTCGCAAAACTCGACGCCTATATTGAACAGGCCGTGACCACCAAGCCGGCGGCGGCGACCCGCCAGCATTCAGGCTCAGCCCTCGAGCATCTGGTTCCGGCCATTCCGGAACTGATCGGCGGCTCGGCTGACCTGACCGGTTCGAACAACACCTATGTCAAGGGCACCAAGGCCTTCGACCTGCCCGACTATGACGGCCGCTATGTCCACTATGGCGTCCGCGAGCACGGCATGGCTGCAGCCATGAACGGCATGGCCCTGCATGGCGGGATCATTCCCTTCTCCGGCGCCTTCCTGGTGTTCTCGGACTACAGCCGTCCCTCCATCCGTCTGGGGGCCCTGATGGGGACCCGGGTGATCCACGTCATGACCCACGACTCCATCGGGGTCGGCGAGGACGGTCCAACCCACCAGCCGGTGGAGCATGTGGGCGCCCTGCGGATGATCCCGAACCTGAACGTCTATCGCCCGGCTGACGCAATCGAGGCGGCCGAGTGCTGGAAACTGGCCCTGTCCACCAAGACCACGCCGTCGGTCATGGCCCTGTCCCGCCAGAAGGTTCCTGCGGTGCGCACCGAGGCGGCAAATGAGAACCTGTCGGCCAGGGGCGCCTATGAGCTGAAGGCCGCCAGCGCCGCCGCCAGGGTGACCATCTTCGCTTCCGGCACCGAAGTCTCCATAGCCGTCGCCGCCCGGGACATGCTGGAAGCCGAGGGCGTGCCCACCCGTGTGGTCTCGACCCCCTGCTGGGATCTCTTCGAAACCCAGAGCGCCAGGTACAAGGCTGAGGTCATCGGCAAGGCCGATGTCCGCGTCGCGGTGGAAGCCCAGGTCTCCTATGGCTGGGAGCGGTTCATCGGTGAGAACGGCGCCTTTGTGGGCATGACCGGCTTCGGGGCCAGCGCCCCGGCCGAGCGGCTCTACAAGGAGTTCGGGATCACTGCTGAGGCGGTGGTCGCCGCCGCCAAGGCCAAGCTCGGCTAG
- the groL gene encoding chaperonin GroEL translates to MAAKDVYFGSDARDRMLRGVNILANAVKVTLGPKGRNVVIEKSFGAPRSTKDGVSVAKEIELSDRFENLGAQMIREVASKTNDKAGDGTTTATVLAQAIVTEGLKAVAAGMNPMDLKRGVDKAVTKVVEEIKNTSRKVTANSEIAQVGTISANGDAAVGDMIAKAMDKVGNEGVITVEEAKTAETELDVVEGMQFDRGYLSPYFITNAEKMEVELDEPLILLFEKKLTSLQPLLPVLEAVVQSGRPLLIIAEDVEGEALATLVVNKLRGGLRVAAVKAPGFGDRRKAMLEDIAILTGGELISEDLGIKLENVTLDMLGKAKKVSITKDDTTIVDGSGAKDGIEARIGQIKRQIEDTSSDYDKEKLQERLAKLAGGVAVIRVGGSTEVEVKERKDRVDDALNATRAAVEEGIVPGGGVALLKASKVLDGFKGDNADQEAGVAIVRRALQAPIRQIAENAGVEGSIVVGKVLENSSASFGFNAQTEEYVDMIASGVMDPAKVVRTALQDAASIAGLLITTEAAIVESPKKANAGGGGMPGGGMGGMGDMDF, encoded by the coding sequence ATGGCCGCTAAAGACGTCTATTTCGGTTCCGACGCGCGCGATCGCATGCTGCGCGGCGTGAACATCCTCGCCAACGCCGTGAAGGTCACCCTGGGTCCCAAGGGCCGCAATGTGGTGATCGAGAAGTCCTTCGGCGCTCCGCGCTCCACCAAGGACGGCGTCTCCGTCGCCAAGGAAATCGAACTGTCTGACCGTTTCGAGAACCTCGGCGCGCAGATGATCCGCGAAGTCGCCTCCAAGACCAATGACAAGGCCGGCGACGGCACCACCACCGCCACCGTTCTGGCCCAGGCCATCGTCACCGAAGGCCTGAAGGCCGTCGCGGCCGGCATGAACCCGATGGACCTGAAGCGCGGCGTCGACAAGGCCGTCACCAAGGTCGTCGAGGAAATCAAGAACACCTCGCGCAAGGTCACCGCCAACTCCGAAATCGCCCAGGTCGGCACCATCTCGGCCAATGGCGACGCCGCCGTCGGCGACATGATCGCCAAGGCCATGGACAAGGTCGGCAATGAAGGCGTGATCACGGTTGAAGAAGCCAAGACCGCCGAAACCGAACTCGACGTCGTCGAAGGCATGCAGTTCGACCGGGGCTATCTGTCCCCCTACTTCATCACCAACGCCGAAAAGATGGAAGTCGAGCTCGACGAGCCCCTCATCCTGCTCTTCGAAAAGAAGCTCACCTCCCTGCAGCCCCTGCTGCCGGTCCTGGAAGCCGTGGTCCAGTCGGGTCGTCCCCTGCTGATCATCGCCGAGGACGTTGAAGGCGAAGCCCTGGCCACCCTGGTGGTCAACAAGCTGCGCGGCGGCCTGCGGGTTGCAGCGGTCAAGGCTCCGGGCTTCGGCGATCGCCGCAAGGCCATGCTGGAAGACATCGCCATCCTAACCGGCGGCGAGCTGATCAGCGAAGACCTGGGCATCAAGCTGGAAAACGTCACCCTGGACATGCTGGGCAAGGCCAAGAAGGTCTCCATCACCAAGGACGACACCACCATCGTTGACGGCTCCGGCGCCAAGGACGGCATCGAGGCCCGTATCGGTCAGATCAAGCGTCAGATCGAAGACACCTCGTCCGACTACGACAAGGAAAAGCTGCAGGAACGTCTGGCCAAGCTGGCCGGCGGCGTTGCGGTCATCCGCGTCGGCGGTTCGACCGAAGTCGAAGTCAAGGAACGCAAGGATCGCGTTGACGACGCCCTGAACGCCACCCGCGCTGCGGTGGAAGAAGGCATCGTCCCCGGCGGCGGCGTGGCTCTGCTGAAGGCCTCCAAGGTTCTGGACGGCTTCAAGGGCGACAATGCCGACCAGGAAGCCGGCGTGGCCATCGTCCGTCGCGCCCTGCAGGCTCCGATCCGTCAGATCGCCGAAAACGCCGGCGTTGAAGGCTCGATCGTTGTCGGCAAGGTCCTGGAAAACAGCTCGGCCTCCTTCGGCTTCAACGCCCAGACCGAAGAGTATGTGGACATGATCGCCTCTGGCGTCATGGACCCGGCCAAGGTCGTCCGTACGGCTCTGCAGGACGCGGCCTCGATCGCCGGCCTGCTGATCACCACGGAAGCTGCCATCGTCGAAAGCCCCAAGAAGGCTAACGCCGGCGGCGGCGGCATGCCCGGCGGCGGCATGGGCGGCATGGGCGACATGGACTTCTAG
- a CDS encoding GNAT family N-acetyltransferase — MTHALKIARLKPSEVRAAADALGDVLKDCVDGGASVSFMAALTLRRATDFWMGVADAAEVDGRVVITAADSNGILGVVQVIPAGVDNQPHRGDVAKMLVHRRGRRQGVGEALLTAAEDAARDLGLTLLTLDTAEGGAGERLYARGGWTRVGVIPDFALMPDGALTGTVLFYKRISR; from the coding sequence ATGACCCACGCCCTGAAGATCGCCCGGCTGAAGCCATCTGAGGTCCGCGCCGCGGCCGACGCCCTGGGCGACGTGCTCAAGGACTGCGTCGACGGCGGAGCGTCGGTCAGTTTCATGGCGGCCCTGACCCTGCGGCGGGCGACAGATTTCTGGATGGGCGTGGCCGACGCCGCTGAAGTCGACGGCCGTGTGGTGATCACGGCCGCGGATTCCAACGGCATCCTCGGTGTGGTCCAGGTCATTCCCGCCGGCGTCGACAATCAGCCGCACCGGGGGGATGTTGCGAAGATGCTGGTCCATCGGCGCGGTCGACGTCAGGGGGTAGGCGAGGCCCTGCTCACAGCTGCGGAAGACGCCGCCCGGGACCTGGGCCTGACCCTTCTGACCCTCGACACGGCCGAAGGCGGCGCCGGTGAGCGGCTCTATGCCCGAGGCGGCTGGACCCGGGTCGGCGTCATTCCCGACTTCGCCCTGATGCCGGACGGCGCTCTGACCGGAACCGTCCTGTTCTACAAGAGGATTTCCCGGTGA
- the modA gene encoding molybdate ABC transporter substrate-binding protein, with amino-acid sequence MLRSLSLALTMLILAALPCTGVAGQVRVAVAANFAEPAQDLATAFRIRTGDTVVLSPGSSGQLYVQIAHGAPYEVFLSADVDQPARAEINGLSVKGTRFTYGTGRLVLYSTRSGLVMDKGAVLGAGDFNKLAIADPATAPYGRAAVETLRKIGLYDRVSPKLVTGTSITQAFQFVETGAADLGFVALSQVIRKPGGSRWLVPVSHHAPVAQQAVLLKRGDSNPAARRFLAFLKSREARSIISSYGYEVP; translated from the coding sequence ATGTTAAGAAGCCTGTCCCTTGCGTTGACGATGCTCATCCTTGCGGCTCTCCCGTGCACCGGGGTTGCAGGACAGGTGCGCGTCGCGGTCGCCGCCAACTTCGCGGAGCCGGCCCAGGACCTTGCGACGGCCTTCAGAATCCGGACGGGAGACACTGTTGTCCTGAGTCCGGGTTCGAGCGGTCAGCTCTATGTCCAGATCGCGCACGGGGCGCCCTACGAGGTCTTCCTCAGCGCCGATGTGGATCAGCCAGCAAGGGCGGAAATCAACGGGCTGTCGGTGAAGGGAACCCGGTTCACCTATGGGACAGGCAGGCTGGTCCTGTACTCCACAAGGTCGGGTCTGGTGATGGACAAGGGTGCAGTCCTTGGGGCGGGTGACTTCAACAAGCTTGCTATCGCCGATCCGGCGACAGCCCCCTACGGCAGGGCGGCGGTCGAGACCCTCAGGAAGATTGGCCTTTATGACCGGGTGAGCCCGAAACTGGTCACCGGCACTTCCATCACCCAGGCCTTCCAGTTCGTGGAAACTGGCGCCGCCGACCTCGGATTCGTCGCCCTGTCCCAGGTGATCCGCAAGCCGGGCGGCTCGCGGTGGCTTGTCCCGGTCAGCCATCACGCCCCCGTCGCCCAGCAGGCCGTCCTGCTCAAGAGGGGCGACTCCAATCCTGCAGCCCGGCGCTTCCTGGCCTTCCTGAAGTCCCGGGAGGCCAGGTCGATCATCTCCAGCTATGGCTATGAGGTTCCCTGA
- a CDS encoding ABC transporter, with protein MTQGLTAHLTGQVGTLSLDIDLSLPATGVTMLTGPSGSGKSTLVRALAGLIRLKGDVRIGGETWQDTDIFLPPHRRAIGLVFQDAGLLSHLSVRGNLEFGRRRAPQPYAIQLDDVVDLMGLSGLIDRSTVRLSGGERQRVAIARALLTQPRLLLMDEPLSSLDPESKAAILPYLQSLHQALDLPVLYVAHARDEIAAIGDRIAVMAAGRILSLEDARPGPGLEGRTQGEINALARAALDAGLSPRVSD; from the coding sequence ATGACCCAAGGGCTGACAGCACATCTGACGGGGCAGGTCGGAACCCTGTCCCTCGACATCGACCTCTCCCTGCCTGCAACCGGCGTGACCATGCTGACAGGCCCTTCGGGGAGCGGAAAGTCGACCCTGGTGCGGGCCCTGGCCGGCCTGATCCGGCTGAAGGGTGACGTGCGGATTGGCGGGGAAACCTGGCAGGACACGGACATTTTCCTGCCCCCTCACCGCCGCGCGATCGGTCTTGTCTTCCAGGACGCCGGCCTGCTGTCGCATCTGAGCGTTCGTGGCAATCTGGAATTCGGCCGCCGCAGGGCGCCGCAGCCATACGCCATCCAGCTTGACGACGTGGTGGACCTGATGGGGCTCTCCGGCCTCATTGACCGCAGCACGGTCAGACTTTCAGGCGGCGAGCGGCAAAGGGTCGCAATCGCCCGCGCCCTGCTGACCCAGCCCCGTCTGCTGCTGATGGACGAGCCCCTGTCCAGCCTGGACCCGGAAAGCAAGGCGGCGATCCTGCCCTATCTGCAATCCCTGCATCAGGCCCTGGACCTGCCAGTCCTCTATGTCGCCCACGCCCGCGACGAGATCGCAGCCATCGGAGACCGGATCGCCGTCATGGCGGCGGGGCGGATCCTGAGCCTGGAAGATGCAAGGCCAGGCCCGGGCCTGGAAGGTCGTACGCAGGGCGAGATCAACGCCCTGGCCCGCGCGGCGCTGGACGCAGGGCTCTCGCCCCGCGTCAGCGACTGA
- a CDS encoding phosphoribosylglycinamide formyltransferase 2, whose product MRLGTPLSPSAVRVMLLGCGELGKEVAIELQRLGCEVIGVDRYADAPAMQVAHRSHVIAMTDAAALRALVEAERPHLIVPEIEAIATDELARIEADGLATVIPTARAAQLTMNREGIRRLAAETLGLPTSAYAFATSEAELALAAREVTGFPCFIKPVMSSSGKGQSFVEGPEGIAAAWAYALSAGRVSEAKVIVEGRVDFDFEITQLTIRARDADGNIQTHFCAPIGHRQVKGDYVESWQPQAMSPTALDRARAIARAVTDDLGGLGLFGVELFVKGDEVWFSEVSPRPHDTGLVTLATQSLSEFALHARAILGLPVDAALREPGASAVIYGGLEGVGVVFEGVDEALAIPGSDLRLFGKPEAFERRRMGVALARATDTDEARRLAKAAADKVRVVQG is encoded by the coding sequence ATGCGCCTGGGAACGCCCCTTTCGCCCTCCGCCGTCCGGGTCATGCTGCTGGGGTGCGGCGAGTTGGGCAAGGAAGTGGCCATCGAACTGCAGAGGCTGGGCTGCGAAGTGATCGGGGTGGACCGTTATGCGGACGCTCCGGCCATGCAGGTGGCTCACCGCAGCCACGTGATCGCCATGACCGACGCTGCGGCCCTCCGCGCCCTGGTGGAGGCTGAAAGGCCGCACCTGATTGTCCCGGAGATTGAGGCCATCGCTACGGACGAACTGGCGCGCATTGAAGCCGATGGCCTTGCCACGGTCATTCCTACCGCCCGGGCCGCCCAGCTGACCATGAACCGCGAGGGCATCCGCCGCCTGGCGGCAGAGACCCTTGGCCTGCCCACCAGCGCCTATGCCTTCGCCACCAGCGAGGCCGAACTCGCCCTGGCGGCGAGGGAGGTCACAGGCTTTCCCTGCTTCATCAAGCCGGTGATGAGCTCATCCGGCAAGGGTCAGTCTTTTGTCGAAGGACCGGAGGGCATTGCCGCAGCCTGGGCCTACGCCCTTTCGGCGGGCCGGGTCTCGGAGGCCAAGGTGATCGTCGAGGGCCGGGTGGATTTCGATTTCGAGATCACCCAGCTGACCATTCGCGCCCGGGACGCCGACGGAAACATCCAGACCCATTTCTGCGCCCCCATCGGCCACAGACAGGTCAAGGGCGACTATGTGGAAAGCTGGCAGCCCCAGGCCATGTCGCCGACGGCCCTTGACCGCGCCCGGGCCATAGCCAGGGCTGTAACCGATGATCTGGGCGGGCTTGGCCTGTTCGGGGTCGAGCTGTTCGTGAAGGGCGACGAGGTCTGGTTTTCCGAAGTCAGCCCCCGACCCCACGACACCGGCCTGGTCACCCTGGCCACCCAGAGCCTCAGCGAATTCGCCCTTCACGCCCGGGCCATTCTCGGTCTTCCAGTGGACGCCGCCCTGCGGGAGCCGGGCGCCAGCGCGGTGATCTATGGCGGGCTGGAAGGTGTCGGCGTGGTGTTTGAGGGCGTGGATGAGGCCCTGGCGATCCCGGGGTCGGACCTGCGCCTGTTCGGCAAGCCGGAGGCCTTCGAGCGGCGGCGGATGGGCGTCGCCCTGGCTCGCGCTACAGACACCGATGAAGCGCGACGACTGGCCAAGGCGGCGGCGGATAAGGTCAGGGTCGTCCAGGGCTGA
- a CDS encoding co-chaperone GroES — MAFRPLGDRVLIKRIEEEEKTKGGIIIPDTAKEKPQEGEVVAVGPGARDDSGKVQPLDVKKGDRILFGKWSGTEVKIDGQDLLIMKESDVLGIVE, encoded by the coding sequence ATGGCGTTTCGTCCCCTGGGAGATCGCGTCCTCATCAAGCGCATCGAGGAAGAAGAAAAGACCAAGGGCGGGATCATCATTCCCGACACCGCCAAGGAAAAGCCGCAGGAAGGCGAAGTCGTCGCCGTGGGCCCCGGCGCCCGTGACGACAGCGGCAAGGTCCAGCCCCTGGACGTGAAGAAGGGCGACCGCATCCTGTTTGGCAAGTGGTCCGGCACCGAAGTGAAGATCGACGGTCAGGACCTCCTGATCATGAAGGAAAGCGACGTTCTGGGCATTGTTGAATAG